A window from Phalacrocorax carbo chromosome 20, bPhaCar2.1, whole genome shotgun sequence encodes these proteins:
- the GABRD gene encoding gamma-aminobutyric acid receptor subunit delta isoform X1, translating into MEFLTWVFPALVLLCTQQHRCIRAMNDIGDYIGSNIEISWLPNLDDLMKGYARNFRPGIGGPPVNVALAIEVASIDHISEVNMEYTMTVFLHQSWRDDRLSYNHTNETLGLDSRFVDKLWLPDTFIVNAKSAWFHDVTVENKLIRLQPDGVILYSIRITSTVACDMDLSKYPMDEQECMLDLESYGYSSEDIVYHWSDNQEEIHGLDKLQLAQFTITNYRFTTEMMNFKSAGQFPRLSLHFHLRRNRGVYIIQSYVPSILLVAMSWVSFWISQSAVPARVSLGITTVLTMTTLMVSARSSLPRASAIKALDVYFWICYVFVFAALVEYAFAHFNADYMKKQKNKIKARRQSAEINVKNAIVLFSLSIAGVNQELAISNRQHRIPRSLPGSYGTIEIETGETKQRQVMKLDKKSGLKSLFKPIDADTIDIYARAVFPAAFAAVNVIYWVAYTM; encoded by the exons ATGGAATTTCTTACCTGGGTTTTTCCTGCCTTGGTTCTACTGTGCACCCAACAGCACAGGTGTATCAG AGCTATGAATGACATCGGAGATTACATAGGTTCCAACATCGAAATATCCTGGTTACCCAACCTGGATGATTTAATGAAAGGGTACGCACGTAATTTCAGGCCTGGGATTGGAG gTCCTCCTGTTAACGTTGCTCTTGCAATTGAAGTAGCCAGCATTGACCACATCTCAGAAGTGAACATG GAATATACCATGACGGTATTtttgcaccagagctggcgAGATGACCGTCTGTCTTACAACCACACCAATGAAACTTTGGGCTTAGACAGCCGGTTTGTGGACAAGCTCTGGTTGCCAGATACTTTCATAGTAAATGCCAAGTCCGCCTGGTTCCATGATGTGACTGTGGAAAACAAACTTATCAGGCTCCAGCCAGACGGAGTAATTTTATACAGCATCAG GATTACCTCAACAGTGGCCTGTGACATGGACCTTTCCAAGTACCCAATGGATGAGCAAGAATGCATGTTGGATTTGGAAAGCT ATGGCTACTCTTCAGAGGACATCGTCTACCACTGGTCAGACAACCAGGAGGAGATCCACGGGCTGGACAAGCTGCAGCTTGCACAGTTCACAATTACCAATTACCGGTTCACAACAGAAATGATGAACTTTAAATCTG caggtcagttTCCCAGGCTCAGTCTCCACTTCCACCTTCGGCGAAACCGAGGAGTTTACATCATTCAGTCTTATGTTCCTTCTATCTTACTTGTGGCCATGTCGTGGGTGTCCTTCTGGATCAGTCAGTCAGCTGTGCCTGCCAGAGTGTCCTTAG GTATAACTACTGTTCTTACTATGACTACACTGATGGTCAGCGCCCGATCTTCGCTTCCACGAGCATCTGCCATCAAGGCACTTGATGTTTACTTCTGGATTTGCTACGTGTTTGTCTTCGCTGCGCTGGTAGAATATGCATTTGCACATTTCAATGCTGActacatgaaaaagcaaaagaacaagaTAAAGGCAAGAAGGCAGAGCGCAGAG ATAAACGTGAAGAATGCCattgttctgttttccctttccataGCTGGTGTGAACCAGGAACTGGCCATTTCCAACAGGCAGCACCGAATTCCCAGAAGCCTGCCTGGATCATATGGCACCATAGAAATCGAAACTGGAGAGACAAAACAGCGGCAAGTAATGAAACTGGATAAAAAGAGTGGTCTGAAGTCCCTCTTTAAGCCCATTGATGCTGATACCATTGATATATATGCCAGAGCCGTGTTCCCAGCAGCCTTTGCAGCAGTCAATGTTATATACTGGGTTGCCTacacaatgtaa
- the GABRD gene encoding gamma-aminobutyric acid receptor subunit delta isoform X2: MEFLTWVFPALVLLCTQQHRCIRAMNDIGDYIGSNIEISWLPNLDDLMKGYARNFRPGIGGPPVNVALAIEVASIDHISEVNMEYTMTVFLHQSWRDDRLSYNHTNETLGLDSRFVDKLWLPDTFIVNAKSAWFHDVTVENKLIRLQPDGVILYSIRITSTVACDMDLSKYPMDEQECMLDLESYGYSSEDIVYHWSDNQEEIHGLDKLQLAQFTITNYRFTTEMMNFKSGQFPRLSLHFHLRRNRGVYIIQSYVPSILLVAMSWVSFWISQSAVPARVSLGITTVLTMTTLMVSARSSLPRASAIKALDVYFWICYVFVFAALVEYAFAHFNADYMKKQKNKIKARRQSAEINVKNAIVLFSLSIAGVNQELAISNRQHRIPRSLPGSYGTIEIETGETKQRQVMKLDKKSGLKSLFKPIDADTIDIYARAVFPAAFAAVNVIYWVAYTM, translated from the exons ATGGAATTTCTTACCTGGGTTTTTCCTGCCTTGGTTCTACTGTGCACCCAACAGCACAGGTGTATCAG AGCTATGAATGACATCGGAGATTACATAGGTTCCAACATCGAAATATCCTGGTTACCCAACCTGGATGATTTAATGAAAGGGTACGCACGTAATTTCAGGCCTGGGATTGGAG gTCCTCCTGTTAACGTTGCTCTTGCAATTGAAGTAGCCAGCATTGACCACATCTCAGAAGTGAACATG GAATATACCATGACGGTATTtttgcaccagagctggcgAGATGACCGTCTGTCTTACAACCACACCAATGAAACTTTGGGCTTAGACAGCCGGTTTGTGGACAAGCTCTGGTTGCCAGATACTTTCATAGTAAATGCCAAGTCCGCCTGGTTCCATGATGTGACTGTGGAAAACAAACTTATCAGGCTCCAGCCAGACGGAGTAATTTTATACAGCATCAG GATTACCTCAACAGTGGCCTGTGACATGGACCTTTCCAAGTACCCAATGGATGAGCAAGAATGCATGTTGGATTTGGAAAGCT ATGGCTACTCTTCAGAGGACATCGTCTACCACTGGTCAGACAACCAGGAGGAGATCCACGGGCTGGACAAGCTGCAGCTTGCACAGTTCACAATTACCAATTACCGGTTCACAACAGAAATGATGAACTTTAAATCTG gtcagttTCCCAGGCTCAGTCTCCACTTCCACCTTCGGCGAAACCGAGGAGTTTACATCATTCAGTCTTATGTTCCTTCTATCTTACTTGTGGCCATGTCGTGGGTGTCCTTCTGGATCAGTCAGTCAGCTGTGCCTGCCAGAGTGTCCTTAG GTATAACTACTGTTCTTACTATGACTACACTGATGGTCAGCGCCCGATCTTCGCTTCCACGAGCATCTGCCATCAAGGCACTTGATGTTTACTTCTGGATTTGCTACGTGTTTGTCTTCGCTGCGCTGGTAGAATATGCATTTGCACATTTCAATGCTGActacatgaaaaagcaaaagaacaagaTAAAGGCAAGAAGGCAGAGCGCAGAG ATAAACGTGAAGAATGCCattgttctgttttccctttccataGCTGGTGTGAACCAGGAACTGGCCATTTCCAACAGGCAGCACCGAATTCCCAGAAGCCTGCCTGGATCATATGGCACCATAGAAATCGAAACTGGAGAGACAAAACAGCGGCAAGTAATGAAACTGGATAAAAAGAGTGGTCTGAAGTCCCTCTTTAAGCCCATTGATGCTGATACCATTGATATATATGCCAGAGCCGTGTTCCCAGCAGCCTTTGCAGCAGTCAATGTTATATACTGGGTTGCCTacacaatgtaa